The genome window TTACTGATCGTTTGGTTGAAGGTGCTAAAGATGCTTTTTTAAGACATGGGGGTAAAGAAGAAAATTTAAATCTTATTTTAGTGCCCGGTGCTTTTGAAATTCCTTTTGCATTAAAACAAGCTATAGAGAGTAAAAAATTTGATGGAATTTGTTGTGTTGGAGCGGTAATACGTGGCAGCACTCCGCATTTTGATTATGTTGCAGCTGAAACAACTAAAGGGATCGCAAGTGTAGGACTTGGGGCGAATGTGCCTGTAAGTTTTGGAGTTTTAACAACTGATAC of Campylobacter sp. 2014D-0216 contains these proteins:
- the ribH gene encoding 6,7-dimethyl-8-ribityllumazine synthase gives rise to the protein MKIIEGNLSLKGDEKIAIINARFNHIITDRLVEGAKDAFLRHGGKEENLNLILVPGAFEIPFALKQAIESKKFDGICCVGAVIRGSTPHFDYVAAETTKGIASVGLGANVPVSFGVLTTDTLEQAIERAGSKAGNKGFEAMLTVVEMLNLIQKIKA